In a genomic window of Magnolia sinica isolate HGM2019 chromosome 16, MsV1, whole genome shotgun sequence:
- the LOC131229470 gene encoding 3-oxoacyl-[acyl-carrier-protein] reductase 4-like isoform X2: protein MATGAAALAFNPAGISSITALSGAGASQRISPFRHCSPISGGSVRSMQLLRPCSLLHSRSESFSGVRTQVAAVEQASIEVPQSVESPVVVITGASRGIGKAIALALGKAGCKILVNYARSSKEAEEVSKEIEASGGQALTFGGDVSKEADVDSMIKTAVDAWGTVDVLINNAGITRDTLMMRMKKSQWQEVIDLNLTGVFLCTQAATKIMMKKKKGRVINIASVVGLVGNIGQANYSAAKAGVIGLTKTVAKEYASRNINVNAVAPGFIASDMTAKLGEDIEKKFLETIPLGRYGQPEEVAGLVEFLALSPAANYITGQVLTIDGGMVM, encoded by the exons ATGGCTACTGGAGCCGCTGCCCTCGCCTTCAATCCCGCCGGGATCTCTTCCATAACCGCCCTGTCCGGTGCCGGAGCTTCTCAGAGGATCTCTCCTTTCCGGCACTGCTCTCCAATCTCTGGCGGCAGCGTTCGGTCGATGCAGCTGCTTAGGCCTTGCTCTCTCCTGCATTCCAGATCAGAGAGTTTCTCCG GTGTAAGAACACAGGTTGCAGCTGTTGAACAAGCAAGTATTGAAGTGCCTCAAAGTGTGGAATCGCCTGTTGTGGTCATCACTGGAGCTTCTAGAGGAATAGGAAAAGCAATAGCATTGGCCCTGGGCAAAGCTGGCTGTAAG ATACTTGTAAACTACGCAAGGTCCTCAAAGGAGGCTGAAGAAGTTTCCAAAGAG ATTGAAGCATCTGGTGGTCAAGCCCTTACTTTTGGGGGAGATGTTTCAAAAGAAGCTGATGTGGATTCCATGATCAAAACA GCAGTTGATGCATGGGGAACAGTCGATGTATTAATAAACAATGCAG GAATTACTCGGGATACATTGATGATGAGAATGAAGAAATCTCAGTGGCAGGAAGTTATTGATTTGAATCTTACCGGTGTCTTTCTCTGTACACAG GCTGCAACCAAAATtatgatgaaaaagaaaaag GGAAGAGTTATCAACATAGCATCTGTGGTTGGTCTCGTTGGTAACATTGGGCAAGCTAACTACAGTGCTGCAAAAGCTGGGGTAATTGGCTTAACCAAGACTGTTGCAAAGGAATATGCAAGCAGAAATATCAAT GTAAATGCTGTCGCCCCTGGATTCATTGCATCTGATATGACTGCCAAGCTTGGAGAAGACATTGAGAAGAAATTCCTGGAGACCATCCCCTTAG GGAGGTATGGCCAACCAGAAGAAGTTGCTGGACTGGTAGAATTCTTGGCCCTTTCTCCGGCAGCCAATTATATTACTGGACAG GTGCTTACCATCGATGGAGGTATGGTCATGTAA
- the LOC131229470 gene encoding 3-oxoacyl-[acyl-carrier-protein] reductase 4-like isoform X1 — MATGAAALAFNPAGISSITALSGAGASQRISPFRHCSPISGGSVRSMQLLRPCSLLHSRSESFSGVRTQVAAVEQASIEVPQSVESPVVVITGASRGIGKAIALALGKAGCKILVNYARSSKEAEEVSKEIEASGGQALTFGGDVSKEADVDSMIKTAVDAWGTVDVLINNAGITRDTLMMRMKKSQWQEVIDLNLTGVFLCTQAATKIMMKKKKGRVINIASVVGLVGNIGQANYSAAKAGVIGLTKTVAKEYASRNINVNAVAPGFIASDMTAKLGEDIEKKFLETIPLGRYGQPEEVAGLVEFLALSPAANYITGQVCSAILPMSRCLPSMEVWSCKLLGILLEDG, encoded by the exons ATGGCTACTGGAGCCGCTGCCCTCGCCTTCAATCCCGCCGGGATCTCTTCCATAACCGCCCTGTCCGGTGCCGGAGCTTCTCAGAGGATCTCTCCTTTCCGGCACTGCTCTCCAATCTCTGGCGGCAGCGTTCGGTCGATGCAGCTGCTTAGGCCTTGCTCTCTCCTGCATTCCAGATCAGAGAGTTTCTCCG GTGTAAGAACACAGGTTGCAGCTGTTGAACAAGCAAGTATTGAAGTGCCTCAAAGTGTGGAATCGCCTGTTGTGGTCATCACTGGAGCTTCTAGAGGAATAGGAAAAGCAATAGCATTGGCCCTGGGCAAAGCTGGCTGTAAG ATACTTGTAAACTACGCAAGGTCCTCAAAGGAGGCTGAAGAAGTTTCCAAAGAG ATTGAAGCATCTGGTGGTCAAGCCCTTACTTTTGGGGGAGATGTTTCAAAAGAAGCTGATGTGGATTCCATGATCAAAACA GCAGTTGATGCATGGGGAACAGTCGATGTATTAATAAACAATGCAG GAATTACTCGGGATACATTGATGATGAGAATGAAGAAATCTCAGTGGCAGGAAGTTATTGATTTGAATCTTACCGGTGTCTTTCTCTGTACACAG GCTGCAACCAAAATtatgatgaaaaagaaaaag GGAAGAGTTATCAACATAGCATCTGTGGTTGGTCTCGTTGGTAACATTGGGCAAGCTAACTACAGTGCTGCAAAAGCTGGGGTAATTGGCTTAACCAAGACTGTTGCAAAGGAATATGCAAGCAGAAATATCAAT GTAAATGCTGTCGCCCCTGGATTCATTGCATCTGATATGACTGCCAAGCTTGGAGAAGACATTGAGAAGAAATTCCTGGAGACCATCCCCTTAG GGAGGTATGGCCAACCAGAAGAAGTTGCTGGACTGGTAGAATTCTTGGCCCTTTCTCCGGCAGCCAATTATATTACTGGACAGGTATGCTCAGCTATATTACCGATGTCTAG GTGCTTACCATCGATGGAGGTATGGTCATGTAAGCTTTTGGGCATTCTCTTAGAAGATGGATGA
- the LOC131229165 gene encoding probable zinc metallopeptidase EGY3, chloroplastic, with translation MASFLLHPSLSWQNKILPHSISFPSKHPFLQTTIPSSLLPLKPRPLRKHPKFSAREEEEREPIPSSTLTVAPERESDEKQTVTAPGTDGSGEGESEEKTQKQEIDWKADEDFKKFMGNPSIEAAIKLEKKRADRKLKELDMETDGNPITGFFKNIIRDSLAREKERLEKAEEAFKALDLNKLRSCFGYDTFFAVDARRFGDGGIFIGNMRKPIVEVMPKLEKKISEAAGREVVLWFMQEQTNDVTKQVCVVQPKAEIDLQFEATKLSTPWGYVSAIVLCVATFGTIALMSGFFLKPDATFDDYIADVIPLFGGFLSILGVSEITTRITAARYGVKLSPSFLIPSNWTGCLGVINNYESLLPNKNALYDIPVARTASAYLTSLVLAITAFVADGSFNGGDNALYIRPQFFYNNPLLSFVQFVIGPYADDLGNVLPNAVEGVGVPVDPLAFAGLLGMVVTSLNLLPCGRLEGGRIAQALFGRSTATLLSFGTSLLLGIGGLSGSVLCLAWGLFATFFRGGEEIPAKDEITPLGDDRYAWGLVLAIVCFLTLFPNGGGTFSSSFLNPPFFRGDV, from the exons ATGGCCTCCTTTCTGCTCCATCCTTCCTTATCCTGGCAAAACAAGATCCTCCCACATTCCATTTCCTTCCCATCGAAACACCCATTCCTTCAAACCACAATCCCCTCCTCCTTACTCCCTTTGAAACCCCGCCCACTTAGAAAACACCCCAAATTCTCcgctagagaagaagaagaaagagaacccATTCCTTCTTCCACTCTAACCGTTGCCCCCGAAAGAGAATCGGATGAAAAACAGACCGTAACTGCTCCCGGAACCGATGGAAGTGGAGAAGGAGAGTCCGAGGAGAAGACCCAGAAGCAGGAGATTGATTGGAAGGCAGATGAGGATTTCAAGAAGTTCATGGGCAATCCGTCGATCGAGGCAGCTATCAAATTGGAGAAGAAGCGAGCTGATCGGAAGCTCAAGGAGCTCGACATGGAGACGGATGGTAACCCAATTACTGGGTTCTTCAAGAACATCATCCGCGACAGCTTGGCGAGGGAGAAGGAAAGGTTGGAGAAAGCCGAGGAGGCTTTCAAGGCATTGGATCTTAATAAG TTAAGGAGCTGTTTTGGGTACGACACGTTCTTTGCCGTCGATGCACGGAGATTTGGAGACGGTGGTATTTTTATTGGGAATATGAGGAAACCCATTGTAGAAGTCATGCCCAAATTGGAGAAGAAGATCTCTGAGGCGGCCGGGCGAGAAGTCGTCCTATGGTTCATGCAAGAACAAACAAATGATGTAACGAAGCAG GTTTGTGTGGTGCAACCAAAAGCAGAAATAGATCTCCAATTTGAGGCGACAAAGCTGAGCACTCCTTGGGGATATGTCAGTGCAATAGTCTTATGTGTTGCAACTTTTGGGACAATTGCTCTGATGAGTGGATTCTTCCTTAAGCCGGATGCGACATTTGATGACTACATAGCTGATGTAATCCCTCTCTTTGGCGGCTTCCTTTCTATCTTAGGGGTTTCTGAG ATTACAACAAGGATAACAGCAGCTCGCTATGGTGTTAAACTCAGCCCATCTTTTCTCATTCCATCCAACTGGACAGGATGCCTAGGAGTGATAAATAACTATGAGTCACTGCTGCCCAATAAGAATGCCCTTTACGATATTCCTGTTGCCCGCACAGCTAGTGCATACTTGACATCGTTAGTGCTTGCAATCACAGCTTTTGTGGCTGATGGAAGCTTCAATGGCGGTGACAATGCTCT GTATATTAGGCCTCAGTTTTTCTATAACAACCCTTTGCTTTCTTTCGTTCAATTCGTAATTGGGCCTTATGCCGATGATCTTGGGAATGTATTGCCAAACGCAGTTGAAGGGGTCGGAGTGCCTGTTGATCCTCTTGCTTTTGCCGGTCTTCTAG GGATGGTTGTGACTTCTTTGAACCTATTGCCATGCGGAAGGCTCGAAGGGGGTCGGATAGCTCAAGCTTTATTTGGGAGAAGCACTGCGACACTTCTCTCTTTTGGGACATCACTGCTGTTGGGAATCGGCGGCCTGAGCGGCAGTGTCCTTTGCCTGGCTTGGGGTCTGTTCGCGACCTTCTTCAGAGGCGGAGAAGAAATACCCGCAAAGGACGAGATCACACCGTTGGGGGATGACAGGTATGCATGGGGACTTGTGCTGGCCATTGTCTGTTTTCTCACTCTCTTCCCCAATGGTGGAGGCACATTTTCAAGCTCATTCCTTAATCCACCATTTTTCAGAGGGGATGTGTAA